A window of the Pontibacillus yanchengensis genome harbors these coding sequences:
- a CDS encoding endonuclease MutS2, whose product MNDRIYHVLEYNKIIEQLAAQASSSLGKEQAQKLKPSIDVDEIRKWQDDTDEAANVLRLKGHAPLGGIFDIKPIIKRATIGGMLQPEECLDVASTIYGGKQIKSFIEEIEEADLPILRELVSHIVALNDLERSIKSCIDDHGKVMDGASDQLRTIRSRIRTNESRVRDKLEGWTKSKSKMLSDAIITIRNDRYVLPVKQEYRGAVGGIVHDQSSSGATLFVEPQAVVELNNQLQEAKVQEKHEVERILMELSERVAADEEYLYQNVEVLAQLDFMFAKARFSKTIRAAKPSINDQGIIKMKQARHPLIADDEVVPNDVELGEEYSSIVITGPNTGGKTVTLKMVGLCSLMAQSGLQIPAQDGCEMTVFENVYADIGDEQSIEQSLSTFSSHMTNIVDILKDVNNKSLVLFDELGAGTDPQEGAALAMSILDDVVNRGAKVIATTHYPELKAYGYNRDGVINASVEFDVQTLKPTYRLLIGVPGRSNAFEISRRLGLEENVIQTAKGHMGQDSESLENMIASLEESKREADRDYEEAEALLQEAEDLHRQLEQKWAEFEDKREGLYKKAEDKAQKAIDKAKQEAEDIVAEMREMKNQAEWKEHEWIEARKTLDEAQPELSKKQAKPQPKKNTQPKPLKPGDEVKVISWNQTGHIIEKTNEKEYQVQLGIMKMKVKANDLELIKREEPVKQKPMATVKGSSHHVKPELDLRGERYEEALSRLEKYIDDATLAGYPQVSIIHGKGTGALRKGVEQFAKGHRSIASSRAGGMKEGGSGVTVLELR is encoded by the coding sequence ATGAATGACCGCATATATCATGTCTTAGAATACAATAAAATTATAGAACAACTCGCGGCGCAGGCTTCATCCTCATTAGGAAAAGAACAAGCACAGAAGTTGAAGCCCTCCATTGATGTAGATGAAATACGCAAGTGGCAGGATGATACGGATGAGGCAGCAAATGTGCTCCGCTTAAAAGGCCATGCACCACTTGGTGGTATTTTTGATATTAAGCCTATTATTAAAAGGGCGACTATTGGTGGAATGCTTCAGCCAGAAGAGTGCCTTGATGTGGCAAGCACAATCTACGGTGGAAAGCAAATCAAGTCATTTATAGAGGAAATTGAAGAAGCGGATTTGCCTATTCTTAGAGAACTTGTCAGCCATATTGTTGCATTGAATGATTTAGAACGTTCCATTAAGAGTTGCATAGACGATCATGGGAAAGTGATGGATGGAGCATCGGATCAGCTTCGTACGATACGTTCTCGTATTCGAACAAATGAGAGTCGAGTACGAGATAAGTTAGAAGGATGGACAAAATCCAAAAGTAAAATGCTTTCAGACGCCATTATAACCATTCGAAATGATCGTTATGTATTACCTGTAAAACAAGAATATCGTGGGGCAGTTGGCGGTATTGTACACGACCAATCCTCTTCTGGAGCTACGTTATTTGTCGAACCACAAGCAGTTGTGGAACTAAACAACCAATTACAAGAAGCGAAAGTTCAAGAGAAACATGAAGTAGAGCGTATTTTGATGGAACTTTCCGAACGTGTAGCTGCAGATGAAGAGTACTTATACCAAAATGTCGAAGTGTTAGCTCAACTAGATTTCATGTTTGCTAAAGCGCGTTTCTCAAAGACAATAAGAGCTGCAAAACCATCTATTAATGATCAAGGTATTATTAAAATGAAACAAGCACGTCATCCTCTAATAGCAGATGATGAGGTAGTACCAAATGATGTCGAACTCGGTGAGGAGTATTCATCCATTGTAATAACTGGTCCAAACACAGGTGGTAAGACCGTTACATTGAAAATGGTAGGGCTTTGTTCCCTAATGGCTCAGTCAGGGTTGCAAATTCCTGCTCAAGATGGATGTGAGATGACAGTATTTGAGAATGTCTATGCTGATATCGGTGACGAACAATCGATAGAACAGTCATTAAGTACGTTCTCTTCTCATATGACAAACATTGTCGACATTTTGAAGGATGTTAATAATAAGTCCCTTGTCTTGTTTGATGAACTTGGTGCTGGTACGGATCCACAAGAAGGTGCAGCATTAGCCATGTCTATATTAGACGATGTTGTGAATCGTGGCGCAAAAGTAATTGCAACGACTCACTACCCTGAATTAAAAGCATACGGTTATAATAGGGACGGTGTAATTAATGCATCCGTTGAGTTTGATGTGCAAACATTAAAGCCAACCTATCGATTACTCATCGGAGTTCCTGGTCGTAGTAATGCATTCGAGATTTCTCGCCGCTTAGGCTTAGAGGAAAATGTAATTCAGACAGCCAAAGGTCATATGGGACAAGATTCAGAAAGCCTAGAGAATATGATTGCTTCATTAGAAGAATCAAAACGAGAAGCAGATCGAGACTATGAAGAGGCTGAGGCGTTGCTTCAAGAAGCAGAAGACCTTCATAGGCAACTAGAGCAAAAATGGGCTGAGTTTGAAGATAAACGAGAAGGTCTCTATAAAAAGGCTGAGGACAAAGCTCAAAAAGCAATCGATAAAGCTAAACAAGAAGCAGAAGACATCGTTGCTGAAATGCGTGAAATGAAAAATCAAGCGGAATGGAAAGAGCATGAATGGATTGAGGCTAGGAAAACCTTAGATGAAGCACAGCCAGAACTTTCAAAAAAACAAGCCAAACCACAACCAAAAAAGAATACTCAACCTAAACCCCTCAAACCTGGTGATGAAGTGAAAGTCATTTCATGGAACCAAACAGGCCATATCATTGAGAAAACGAATGAAAAAGAGTATCAAGTTCAACTTGGTATTATGAAAATGAAAGTAAAAGCAAATGACCTTGAGTTAATAAAAAGGGAAGAGCCAGTTAAACAAAAGCCAATGGCAACAGTTAAAGGCTCTAGTCATCATGTGAAACCTGAATTAGATTTACGAGGTGAACGTTATGAAGAGGCACTAAGTCGTTTAGAAAAATATATTGATGATGCTACCCTGGCAGGATATCCTCAAGTATCAATTATACACGGCAAAGGTACGGGAGCATTACGTAAAGGTGTAGAACAATTTGCCAAAGGACATCGATCTATTGCTTCATCTCGAGCAGGTGGCATGAAAGAAGGCGGCAGTGGAGTTACTGTATTAGAACTTCGTTAA
- a CDS encoding long-chain-fatty-acid--CoA ligase, producing MENSIEKPWSNHYPKEIPTTLTYDEKPLQSFLEESAKEYPEKKALHFLGREMTFHELYEQVKSFASYLQKLGLEKGDRVAIMLPNTPQSVISYYGVLMAGGIVVQTNPLYMERELEYQLKDSGAKMIVCLDILYPKVSNVKGRTDLQHVVVASIKEYLPFPKNIIYPFIQKRQYKLVVNVEHSEDTHVWSRALEEASGQVAEVDIDPKVDLALLQYTGGTTGYPKGVMLTHSNLVSNTQMCKAWLYKAKKGEEIVLGILPFFHVYGMTAVMNLSIMFASKMVLLPKFEVEDVLKTIHKQKPTLFPGAPTIYIALLNHPSLAKYDLSSIEACISGSAPLPAEVQEQFEKVTNGKLVEGYGLTESSPVTHSNFVWSNRVGGSIGVPWPDTDAKIFKPDTTEEVEVGEIGEIAVKGPQIMKGYWNRPEETENVLREGWLLTGDLGYMNEDGYFFVVDRKKDMIIAGGYNIYPREVEEVLYEHEAIQEVVVAGIPDPYRGETVKAYVVLKQHFSLTEEELDQFCRKHMAAYKVPRIYEFRDELPKTAVGKILRRALVDEEKKKQSMDNQKTV from the coding sequence ATGGAGAATTCGATAGAAAAACCATGGAGTAATCATTATCCTAAAGAAATTCCTACAACTCTTACGTACGATGAAAAGCCTTTGCAATCATTTTTAGAGGAAAGTGCTAAAGAATACCCTGAAAAGAAAGCGCTTCACTTTCTGGGGAGAGAAATGACATTCCATGAGCTATATGAGCAAGTTAAGTCTTTTGCAAGTTATCTTCAAAAATTAGGGTTAGAAAAAGGTGATCGAGTAGCTATTATGCTCCCAAATACACCACAGTCAGTTATAAGCTATTATGGAGTACTGATGGCTGGTGGGATAGTTGTTCAAACAAATCCTTTATATATGGAAAGGGAACTGGAGTATCAACTTAAAGATTCTGGTGCAAAAATGATTGTATGTTTAGATATTCTATACCCAAAGGTTTCTAATGTAAAAGGTCGTACGGATTTACAGCATGTTGTTGTAGCAAGTATTAAGGAATATCTACCATTTCCGAAAAACATTATTTACCCATTCATACAAAAGAGACAATATAAGCTTGTTGTGAATGTGGAACATAGTGAAGATACTCATGTATGGAGTCGTGCATTAGAGGAAGCTTCTGGTCAGGTAGCAGAAGTAGATATTGATCCTAAAGTGGACTTGGCATTACTTCAATATACAGGTGGAACAACTGGTTATCCTAAAGGTGTTATGCTTACCCATTCTAATTTAGTTTCGAACACACAGATGTGTAAAGCCTGGTTGTATAAAGCAAAAAAAGGTGAAGAAATTGTTTTAGGTATCCTCCCGTTCTTTCATGTTTATGGCATGACAGCAGTAATGAATCTTTCTATCATGTTTGCATCTAAAATGGTCTTATTACCGAAATTTGAAGTAGAAGATGTATTAAAAACAATCCATAAACAAAAGCCTACTTTATTCCCGGGAGCACCAACGATTTATATCGCTCTTTTAAACCATCCATCCTTAGCTAAATATGATCTCTCTTCTATTGAAGCTTGCATTAGCGGATCTGCTCCACTACCAGCAGAAGTACAGGAACAATTCGAAAAAGTGACAAATGGTAAACTAGTTGAGGGATATGGATTAACGGAATCATCACCTGTGACACACTCTAACTTTGTATGGTCCAATCGGGTTGGGGGGAGCATTGGGGTACCTTGGCCAGATACTGATGCTAAAATTTTCAAACCAGATACAACCGAGGAAGTAGAAGTAGGTGAGATTGGAGAAATTGCCGTAAAAGGTCCTCAAATTATGAAAGGGTACTGGAACCGACCAGAAGAGACTGAAAATGTTTTACGTGAAGGTTGGCTGCTAACAGGCGATTTAGGATATATGAATGAGGATGGATATTTCTTTGTAGTGGATCGTAAAAAAGATATGATTATAGCTGGTGGATATAATATTTATCCACGTGAAGTAGAGGAAGTTTTATATGAACACGAAGCTATTCAGGAAGTAGTTGTGGCAGGTATTCCAGATCCTTATCGAGGAGAAACTGTCAAAGCTTATGTGGTGCTAAAGCAACATTTCTCATTGACGGAAGAGGAATTAGATCAATTTTGTAGAAAACATATGGCGGCCTATAAAGTGCCACGTATATATGAATTTAGAGACGAATTACCGAAAACAGCAGTCGGAAAGATTTTAAGAAGAGCTCTGGTAGATGAAGAGAAAAAGAAGCAATCTATGGACAATCAAAAAACGGTCTGA
- a CDS encoding electron transfer flavoprotein subunit beta/FixA family protein codes for MNIYVLMKRTFDTEEKIVIEDSRIEEEGAEFIINPYDEYAIEEAIQLRDAHGGEVTVVTIGGEDAEKQLRTALAMGADKSVLINTEDDVEDGDQYTTVKILEAFFADKDVDLILAGNVAIDEASGQVGPRLAERMDIPYVTTITNIEIDGETVHIERDVEGDVEKIDSSLPLLVTCQQGLNEPRYPSLPGIMKAKKKPLEELELDDLDLDEDDVEMKTKTIEIYLPPEKEAGKVLEGETDDQVKELVTLLRDEAKVL; via the coding sequence ATGAATATTTATGTTCTAATGAAACGTACATTTGATACAGAAGAGAAGATTGTGATTGAAGACAGTCGTATTGAAGAAGAAGGTGCAGAATTTATCATTAATCCTTATGATGAATACGCAATAGAAGAAGCTATTCAACTACGCGATGCGCATGGCGGTGAAGTTACGGTTGTTACAATCGGCGGAGAGGATGCAGAAAAGCAACTCCGAACAGCCCTAGCTATGGGAGCAGACAAATCCGTATTGATTAATACGGAAGATGATGTAGAAGATGGCGATCAATACACTACTGTTAAAATATTGGAAGCATTTTTTGCTGATAAAGATGTTGACCTAATCTTAGCTGGTAACGTTGCGATTGATGAAGCAAGTGGGCAGGTTGGCCCTCGCTTAGCGGAACGTATGGATATTCCGTATGTTACGACAATCACAAACATTGAGATTGATGGGGAAACAGTCCATATTGAGCGAGATGTAGAAGGTGATGTAGAGAAAATTGATAGCTCATTACCACTACTAGTTACGTGTCAGCAAGGCTTAAATGAACCTCGTTATCCATCTTTACCAGGTATTATGAAAGCTAAGAAAAAACCTCTTGAAGAGCTCGAACTTGATGATCTTGACTTAGATGAAGATGATGTAGAAATGAAAACAAAAACAATTGAAATCTATTTACCACCTGAAAAAGAGGCAGGTAAAGTACTTGAAGGAGAAACAGACGACCAAGTAAAAGAACTTGTAACGCTTCTACGTGACGAAGCAAAAGTACTATAA
- a CDS encoding TetR/AcrR family transcriptional regulator has translation MKKNKPKYKQIIDAAVEVIAENGYHSSQVSKIAKKAGVADGTIYLYFKNKEDILVSLFQEKMGQFIEKIEEEIQTKSNAKEKLLSMVEMHYSQLAENHQLAIVTQLELRQSNKELRLKINDVLKRYLEVIDHIVQEGMEEQHFDPSLDMRLVRQMVFGTLDETVTNWVMNEQKYDLMQQANGVHQLLINGLSQTRE, from the coding sequence ATGAAAAAAAATAAACCAAAATACAAACAGATTATAGACGCAGCTGTAGAAGTTATTGCGGAAAATGGATATCATTCTTCACAAGTCTCTAAAATAGCCAAAAAAGCTGGCGTTGCAGATGGAACAATCTATTTATACTTTAAGAACAAAGAAGATATATTGGTATCCTTATTTCAAGAAAAAATGGGACAATTTATCGAAAAAATAGAGGAAGAAATACAAACAAAGTCGAATGCAAAAGAGAAGCTACTATCAATGGTTGAAATGCATTACAGTCAACTTGCCGAAAATCATCAGTTGGCTATTGTTACTCAGTTAGAGTTGCGTCAGTCTAATAAAGAGCTTCGGCTAAAAATTAATGATGTATTAAAGCGTTATCTAGAAGTCATCGATCATATAGTGCAAGAAGGAATGGAGGAGCAACATTTTGATCCATCCTTAGATATGCGTCTCGTTCGACAGATGGTATTTGGAACCCTGGATGAAACTGTTACTAATTGGGTAATGAACGAGCAAAAGTATGATCTGATGCAACAGGCTAATGGTGTCCATCAACTTCTTATAAATGGATTATCACAAACAAGGGAATAA
- a CDS encoding enoyl-CoA hydratase — MDHLQFETKEQVAVLTIQSPPANALASYILNDLSQALDQIEQDSTIKAVVLRGEGKFFSAGADIKEFTSLQAESEYSNLAKQGQNLFNRIENYHVPVIAAIHGAALGGGLELAMSCHMRIVTESAKLGLPELSLGIIPGFAGTQRLPRYVGQAKAYEMILSGEPIGGIEAASLGLANHAVADEELENTVMTLAGKIASKSGPSIHAVMRLLPYTFTSNFESGLSNEAEEFGKVFGNEDAKEGVQAFIEKRKPQFKDQ; from the coding sequence GTGGACCATCTTCAATTTGAAACAAAAGAACAGGTGGCTGTTCTTACAATTCAGAGCCCTCCTGCCAATGCCCTAGCTTCCTACATCTTGAATGACTTATCACAGGCGCTAGATCAAATTGAGCAGGATAGCACCATCAAAGCAGTTGTGCTTAGGGGAGAGGGGAAGTTTTTCTCTGCTGGTGCAGACATCAAAGAATTCACATCATTGCAAGCAGAGAGTGAATATAGCAATCTAGCAAAGCAAGGTCAAAATTTGTTTAATCGCATTGAAAACTACCATGTACCTGTGATTGCTGCAATACATGGTGCTGCACTAGGTGGTGGATTAGAGTTAGCCATGTCTTGCCATATGCGTATCGTTACGGAGAGCGCCAAGCTTGGCCTACCTGAATTATCATTAGGGATTATCCCCGGATTTGCTGGGACTCAACGTCTACCTCGATATGTAGGGCAAGCAAAAGCTTATGAAATGATTCTTTCCGGAGAACCAATCGGTGGAATTGAAGCTGCTTCTCTAGGATTAGCCAACCATGCTGTTGCTGATGAGGAACTGGAAAACACAGTCATGACCCTTGCTGGGAAAATTGCATCCAAAAGTGGACCATCCATTCATGCAGTTATGCGCTTATTACCATACACATTTACATCTAATTTTGAAAGCGGTTTATCAAATGAAGCTGAAGAATTTGGAAAAGTATTTGGGAATGAGGATGCCAAAGAAGGCGTTCAAGCGTTTATTGAAAAACGCAAGCCACAATTTAAAGACCAATAG
- a CDS encoding DUF350 domain-containing protein: protein MNFWENPFVETAASFSVVVLCSVVFLAVFEIVTKYNNWEEIKKGNLSVAMATGGKIFGISNIFRFSIQHNDTLVEMMLWGLCGFVLLLMGYFIFEFLTPSFRIDTEIADDNRAVGFISMVISIGLSFVIGANIG, encoded by the coding sequence ATGAACTTTTGGGAGAACCCCTTCGTAGAGACAGCAGCAAGCTTTAGTGTCGTGGTGTTATGTTCGGTAGTGTTTTTGGCAGTGTTTGAAATTGTAACGAAATATAATAATTGGGAAGAAATTAAAAAAGGTAATCTTTCGGTTGCTATGGCAACAGGGGGAAAGATTTTTGGGATTTCCAACATTTTTCGGTTTTCCATCCAGCATAATGACACGCTTGTTGAAATGATGTTATGGGGACTATGTGGCTTCGTTTTATTGTTAATGGGATATTTTATTTTTGAATTTTTAACTCCAAGCTTTCGAATTGATACAGAAATAGCAGATGATAATAGAGCAGTAGGTTTTATTTCTATGGTTATTTCTATTGGACTATCCTTTGTTATTGGAGCGAATATTGGGTAA
- a CDS encoding ABC-F family ATP-binding cassette domain-containing protein — protein MSLLTVSNLSHGFGDRAIFDDVSFRLLQGEHIGLIGANGEGKSTFMNIITGKLQPDEGKVEWSKRVRVGYLDQHADLKPGMTMRDVLKTAFQYLFDMETEMNELFAKMGEVEPEELETLLEETGKLQDALTNNDFYIIDAKVEEVARGLGLDDIGLERDVHDLSGGQRTKVLLAKLLLEKPDILLLDEPTNYLDVEHIEWLKRYLQEYDHAFILISHDIPFLNSVVNLIYHMENQTITRYPGDYDEFLRVYEMKQQQLEAAYKKQQKEIAQLKDFVARNKANAATSKMAMSRQKKLDKMDKIELSGEKPKPKFDFKQARTPGKYLFETKDLVIGYNEPLSRPLNLEMERGQKIALSGANGIGKTTLLRSILGEIQPVSGTVQLGDYLEIGYFEQELKFENNETCLEEVWNEFRHFNQAEVRSALARCGLTPKHIESKVQVLSGGEKAKVRLCKLMNKETNLLVLDEPTNHLDVDAKAELKRALQAYKGSILLISHEPEFYQDIVTDVWNCEDWTTKVF, from the coding sequence ATGAGTTTATTAACAGTAAGTAATTTGAGTCATGGTTTTGGAGACCGTGCCATTTTTGACGATGTTTCGTTCCGCTTGCTCCAAGGTGAACACATAGGACTCATTGGTGCAAATGGGGAAGGTAAATCAACCTTTATGAATATTATCACAGGAAAACTTCAACCTGATGAAGGCAAAGTGGAATGGTCTAAACGCGTCCGTGTTGGATACTTAGACCAACATGCTGATCTTAAACCTGGCATGACAATGCGTGATGTATTAAAAACGGCTTTCCAATACCTTTTCGATATGGAAACGGAAATGAATGAGCTTTTTGCAAAAATGGGGGAAGTCGAACCAGAGGAGTTAGAGACATTATTAGAGGAAACCGGAAAACTTCAAGATGCTCTAACAAACAATGACTTTTACATTATCGATGCTAAAGTAGAGGAAGTTGCAAGAGGACTTGGCTTAGATGATATAGGACTTGAACGCGATGTCCATGATTTAAGTGGTGGACAACGTACGAAAGTATTGCTGGCCAAGCTTCTTCTTGAAAAACCAGATATTCTCCTACTTGATGAGCCAACAAACTATTTAGACGTTGAACACATTGAGTGGCTAAAGCGTTATTTACAAGAATATGATCATGCATTTATTCTCATATCGCATGATATTCCTTTCCTAAATAGCGTGGTGAATTTAATATATCATATGGAGAATCAAACGATTACACGCTACCCTGGTGACTATGATGAATTCCTTCGCGTTTACGAAATGAAACAACAACAGCTTGAAGCTGCATATAAAAAGCAACAAAAAGAAATCGCTCAATTAAAAGACTTTGTCGCTCGTAATAAAGCAAATGCTGCTACAAGTAAAATGGCGATGTCTAGACAGAAGAAGCTCGACAAAATGGATAAAATCGAATTATCTGGTGAGAAACCCAAGCCTAAATTCGACTTTAAACAAGCACGCACCCCTGGGAAGTATTTGTTTGAAACAAAAGATCTTGTGATAGGCTATAACGAGCCATTATCTAGACCTCTAAATCTTGAAATGGAAAGAGGTCAAAAGATTGCTCTCTCCGGGGCTAATGGAATTGGTAAAACAACATTGCTTCGTTCGATTCTTGGAGAAATCCAACCTGTTTCAGGTACTGTGCAACTTGGAGATTATCTGGAAATAGGTTACTTCGAACAAGAATTGAAATTTGAAAACAACGAAACGTGCTTAGAAGAAGTTTGGAATGAGTTCAGACATTTCAACCAAGCTGAAGTGCGTTCTGCATTAGCACGTTGTGGGTTAACCCCAAAGCATATTGAAAGTAAGGTACAAGTGCTAAGTGGTGGAGAAAAAGCAAAAGTTCGCTTATGTAAGCTAATGAATAAAGAAACCAACCTTCTCGTTTTAGACGAACCTACAAACCACTTAGACGTGGACGCTAAGGCAGAGCTTAAACGAGCCCTTCAAGCATACAAAGGAAGCATTTTACTCATTTCCCACGAACCTGAATTTTACCAGGATATTGTGACGGATGTTTGGAACTGTGAAGATTGGACAACGAAGGTATTTTAA
- the polX gene encoding DNA polymerase/3'-5' exonuclease PolX, producing the protein MKLDKKELIKKLEQIAVYLELKGENPFKISAYRKAAQALENDDRSLSEIDDFTNMTGIGKGTAAVIQELVETGEAEVLNQLEEDVPAGLVPLLQLQGLGGKKLAKLYQELGVTDATSLKEACEQEQVQQLSGFGKKTEEKILQALEDVSKRPERLPIAVMLPIAERIESFLQTVEGIDEFSRAGSLRRMKETIKDIDFIIATEDYEKVREQLLQLDNIKEVVAKGDTKVSLLLAEGYDIGVDFRLVEPQEFATTLHHFTGAKDHNVAMRQLAKDQGKKISEYGVENSETGDIQTFTNEETFFAHFGLEYIPPEVRENLGEVESFRQKITLLDHQDIRGDLHMHTAWSDGAQSLKEMADRAIEKGYEYIAITDHSKYLRVANGLDEDRLRKQREEIDKLNETFESFHIFAGIEMDILPDGSLDFSEDFLKEMDFVIASIHSNFNQTQEEIMNRLRTALECPYVHLIAHPTGRLIGRRNGYDVDIEQLIQGAKETGTALELNANPNRLDLSWEYLTKAQEEGVRIAINTDAHTYSMLEHMEIGVGIGRKGWLRKENVLNTWTKEQLSLFMNNKKPE; encoded by the coding sequence ATGAAGTTAGATAAAAAAGAGTTAATTAAAAAATTGGAGCAAATTGCTGTCTATTTAGAATTAAAAGGCGAAAACCCATTTAAAATTTCAGCGTATCGAAAAGCAGCTCAAGCGTTGGAAAATGACGATCGTTCTTTATCAGAAATAGATGATTTCACAAACATGACTGGAATTGGGAAAGGTACAGCAGCAGTCATTCAAGAATTAGTTGAAACAGGTGAAGCAGAAGTGTTGAATCAACTTGAGGAAGACGTTCCTGCTGGGTTAGTGCCGTTATTACAATTACAAGGTCTTGGTGGAAAAAAGCTAGCAAAATTGTACCAGGAACTCGGTGTGACAGACGCAACTTCACTTAAAGAAGCGTGTGAACAAGAACAAGTACAACAGCTTAGTGGGTTCGGCAAAAAGACGGAAGAAAAAATCCTTCAAGCGCTTGAGGATGTATCGAAGAGACCGGAGCGTTTACCGATAGCTGTTATGCTACCGATTGCAGAGCGCATTGAATCTTTTTTACAAACAGTCGAGGGGATTGATGAATTCTCAAGAGCTGGTAGCTTACGAAGAATGAAAGAGACGATTAAAGATATTGATTTTATAATCGCTACTGAAGATTATGAAAAAGTAAGAGAACAATTATTGCAATTAGACAATATAAAGGAAGTAGTTGCGAAAGGCGATACTAAAGTTTCTTTGTTGTTAGCTGAAGGATATGATATTGGTGTTGATTTTCGTTTGGTTGAGCCTCAAGAATTTGCAACGACCTTGCATCATTTCACAGGAGCCAAAGACCATAATGTAGCTATGAGACAATTAGCTAAAGATCAAGGTAAAAAAATAAGTGAGTATGGTGTTGAGAATAGCGAAACAGGGGATATTCAAACGTTCACCAATGAAGAAACATTCTTTGCTCACTTTGGTCTGGAATATATTCCACCGGAAGTAAGGGAAAATCTTGGGGAAGTAGAATCTTTTAGACAAAAGATTACATTACTAGACCATCAAGATATTCGTGGTGATTTACACATGCACACCGCTTGGAGCGACGGTGCGCAATCATTAAAGGAAATGGCAGATCGGGCTATCGAAAAAGGGTATGAATACATCGCCATCACAGATCACTCGAAGTATTTACGAGTCGCTAATGGTTTAGACGAAGATCGCCTGCGTAAGCAACGAGAGGAAATTGATAAGCTAAATGAAACGTTTGAGTCATTTCATATCTTTGCTGGTATTGAGATGGATATTTTACCAGATGGTTCATTAGACTTTTCGGAGGATTTCTTAAAGGAGATGGACTTTGTTATTGCATCGATTCATTCGAATTTTAATCAAACGCAGGAAGAGATAATGAATCGTTTACGAACCGCTCTAGAATGTCCTTATGTCCATTTAATTGCTCATCCTACTGGACGCTTGATTGGTAGACGTAACGGATATGATGTTGATATAGAACAGTTAATTCAAGGCGCTAAAGAAACAGGTACTGCTCTAGAGTTGAATGCAAATCCAAATCGTCTTGATTTATCTTGGGAATATTTAACGAAAGCGCAAGAAGAAGGAGTACGCATTGCGATTAATACGGATGCCCATACCTATTCCATGCTTGAACATATGGAAATTGGTGTAGGGATAGGACGGAAAGGTTGGTTGCGTAAAGAAAATGTGCTAAATACATGGACGAAAGAGCAACTATCCTTATTTATGAACAATAAAAAGCCAGAGTAG